From the Stigmatella erecta genome, one window contains:
- a CDS encoding response regulator, which yields MTEIKALVIDDSQAMRRSLMHALQRLGGVVCTEAEDGADGLKKFTQGAFDLVLTDINMPLMDGLKLISHIRQTAENRKVPIVVITTESAVADRDRAMALGASAYLVKPVQSKVVLDTVKELLNLH from the coding sequence ATGACGGAGATCAAGGCGCTGGTGATCGACGACTCCCAGGCGATGCGGCGCAGCCTGATGCACGCGCTGCAGCGGCTGGGGGGCGTCGTCTGCACCGAGGCCGAGGATGGGGCCGACGGGCTCAAGAAGTTCACCCAGGGCGCGTTCGACCTGGTGCTCACCGACATCAACATGCCCCTGATGGATGGGCTCAAGCTCATCAGCCACATCCGCCAGACGGCGGAGAACCGGAAGGTGCCCATCGTGGTCATCACCACGGAGTCGGCGGTGGCGGACCGGGACCGGGCCATGGCGCTGGGGGCGAGCGCGTACCTCGTCAAGCCCGTGCAGTCGAAGGTGGTGCTGGACACGGTGAAAGAGCTGCTCAACCTGCACTGA
- a CDS encoding CheR family methyltransferase yields the protein MTAEEFRLLRDHVYSHCGILVRDDMKFVMERRLWPRLEALGMSDFSAYHRYLRYDAQRRAELEAAVEVLTTHETYFFREMAQLNAFSEELLPLLQQRNGGMRRLRIWSAGCSTGEEAYTIAMLLRDSRRFEGWDVEVYGTDISRRVLTTARRAEYGPSSLRTTPPELVPRFFEPLAGNKVRVRDEVRAWVSFGHLNLLDEESYQLVPRMDVIFCRNVMIYFDLPARRRLLRIFNERLVPGGYLMLGHSENLLNLGADFELVHLRGDLAYRRPMLPPKGSG from the coding sequence ATGACCGCGGAAGAATTCCGGTTGCTTCGCGACCACGTGTACTCGCACTGCGGCATTCTCGTGCGTGACGACATGAAGTTCGTCATGGAGCGGCGCTTGTGGCCGAGGCTGGAGGCGCTGGGGATGTCCGACTTCTCCGCCTACCACCGCTACCTGCGCTACGACGCGCAGCGCCGCGCGGAGCTGGAGGCGGCCGTCGAGGTGCTCACCACGCACGAGACGTACTTCTTCCGGGAGATGGCCCAGCTCAACGCCTTCTCCGAGGAGCTGTTGCCGCTGCTCCAGCAGCGCAATGGCGGCATGCGGCGCCTGCGCATCTGGTCCGCGGGCTGCTCCACCGGCGAGGAGGCCTACACCATCGCGATGCTCCTCCGGGACAGCCGCCGCTTCGAGGGCTGGGACGTGGAGGTGTATGGCACGGACATCTCCCGCCGCGTGCTCACCACGGCGCGGCGCGCGGAGTACGGCCCCTCCTCGCTGCGGACGACGCCGCCGGAGCTGGTGCCGCGCTTCTTCGAGCCGCTGGCGGGCAACAAGGTCCGGGTGCGCGACGAGGTGCGCGCCTGGGTCTCCTTTGGCCACCTGAACCTGCTGGACGAGGAGTCCTACCAGCTGGTGCCGCGGATGGACGTCATCTTCTGCCGCAACGTGATGATCTACTTTGATCTGCCCGCGCGCCGGCGCCTGCTGCGCATCTTCAATGAGCGGCTCGTGCCGGGGGGCTACTTGATGCTGGGCCACTCGGAGAACCTGCTCAACCTGGGCGCCGACTTCGAGCTGGTGCACCTGCGCGGGGACCTGGCGTACCGCAGGCCCATGCTGCCGCCGAAGGGGAGCGGATGA
- a CDS encoding putative ABC exporter domain-containing protein, with amino-acid sequence MSFPRAVAFLWWASLWNRVRKQAERLRRPKYLLGLVVGGIYVYSFFLRRLSLGARSEALTPEGQALAELSLSGMMMVTLVSAWALGQDRPAVAFTETEIQQLFPAPVSRRALVRYKLARGVAGAGMAAFFSTLFMGRWVSQHPVLFFLGALVTFVTVNLHVVAVSFLRTRLARWGWRGRALRWTVLAGLLAALGFSVYASVQAHPFPENVLREKQVWGWLSTLIEGSALQVALWPGRVLVALPMAANLWDFLHTLPMALGLLGAHYLCVLALIVPFEEVVVTRSEEMALRRGQRLARVGHIVLRAPFFRLRPVGRPEVALLWKNLLAARRTGGIDVLFFLALLSLAVPFGVALFLPHALPGVRQTLASIYLAFAALLTFVGPGSFRSDLRMDLPKLDLLRAMPLTGTQVVAAELLAPGLLLAVLQVGLLGFALLMVGEMPGRWSFELWVAAGLGLMPVLPALSLGGLLVQNAAVVLFPAWLPPEGERARGGIEALGQRLLMLAGSLVVLLGGLLPAAVAAALVGFTLEVWLGVWALPVAGLTAATGLGLEIVLGIVALGRAFDRMDVSSEGPGAP; translated from the coding sequence GTGAGCTTCCCGCGCGCGGTGGCCTTTCTGTGGTGGGCGTCCCTGTGGAACCGGGTGCGCAAGCAGGCAGAGCGCTTGCGCCGGCCCAAGTACCTGCTCGGCCTGGTGGTGGGGGGCATCTACGTGTACTCCTTCTTCCTGCGGCGGCTGAGCCTCGGGGCACGCTCGGAGGCGCTCACGCCGGAAGGGCAGGCGCTGGCGGAGCTGTCGCTGTCGGGAATGATGATGGTGACGCTGGTCTCCGCGTGGGCCCTGGGGCAGGACCGGCCCGCGGTCGCCTTCACCGAGACGGAGATTCAGCAGCTCTTCCCGGCCCCCGTCAGCCGGCGGGCGCTCGTGCGCTACAAGCTGGCGCGCGGGGTGGCCGGAGCGGGCATGGCGGCCTTCTTCTCCACGCTCTTCATGGGCCGGTGGGTGAGCCAGCACCCGGTGCTGTTCTTTCTCGGGGCGCTGGTCACCTTCGTGACGGTCAACCTCCACGTGGTGGCCGTCTCCTTCCTGCGGACACGGCTGGCGCGGTGGGGCTGGCGGGGGAGGGCGCTCCGGTGGACGGTCCTGGCGGGGCTGCTGGCGGCCCTGGGCTTCTCGGTGTACGCGTCCGTCCAGGCCCACCCGTTCCCCGAGAACGTCCTCCGCGAGAAGCAGGTGTGGGGGTGGCTCTCCACGCTGATCGAAGGCTCGGCGCTCCAGGTGGCGCTCTGGCCGGGCCGGGTGCTGGTGGCGCTGCCCATGGCCGCGAACCTCTGGGACTTTCTCCACACGCTGCCCATGGCGCTGGGGCTGCTCGGGGCGCACTACCTCTGCGTCCTGGCGCTCATCGTGCCCTTTGAAGAGGTGGTGGTCACCCGCTCGGAGGAAATGGCGCTGCGCCGGGGACAGCGGCTGGCCCGGGTAGGGCACATCGTCCTGCGCGCGCCCTTCTTCCGCCTCCGGCCGGTGGGGCGTCCCGAGGTGGCGCTCCTGTGGAAGAACCTCCTCGCGGCGCGGCGGACGGGCGGCATCGACGTCCTCTTCTTCCTGGCACTGCTGAGCCTGGCCGTCCCCTTCGGTGTGGCCCTCTTCCTGCCCCACGCGCTCCCGGGCGTCCGCCAGACCCTGGCCAGCATCTACCTGGCGTTCGCCGCGCTGCTCACGTTCGTCGGCCCGGGCTCTTTCCGCTCGGACCTGCGCATGGACCTGCCGAAGCTGGACCTGCTCCGGGCCATGCCGTTGACCGGGACGCAGGTGGTGGCGGCGGAGCTGCTCGCGCCGGGCCTGTTGCTGGCCGTCCTGCAGGTGGGGCTGCTGGGGTTCGCCCTGCTCATGGTGGGGGAGATGCCCGGTCGTTGGAGCTTCGAGCTTTGGGTGGCCGCGGGGCTGGGGTTGATGCCGGTGCTGCCGGCCCTGAGCCTGGGCGGGCTGCTCGTTCAGAACGCCGCGGTGGTGCTCTTTCCGGCGTGGTTGCCCCCGGAGGGAGAGCGGGCGCGGGGGGGCATCGAGGCCCTCGGGCAGCGCCTGCTGATGCTGGCCGGCTCGCTGGTGGTGCTCCTCGGCGGACTGCTGCCCGCCGCGGTGGCCGCGGCCCTGGTGGGCTTCACGCTGGAGGTCTGGCTGGGCGTGTGGGCGCTGCCGGTGGCGGGGCTCACGGCGGCCACGGGCCTGGGGCTGGAAATCGTGCTGGGGATTGTCGCCCTGGGGCGGGCCTTCGACCGGATGGACGTGTCCAGCGAGGGGCCCGGCGCGCCATGA
- the leuS gene encoding leucine--tRNA ligase, with protein sequence MAMNERYEPQSIEGKWQTRWEEAGVFRAGTRPGAPKKYILEMLPYPSGKMHMGHVRNYLIGDVYARYFRMKGYDVLHPMGWDAFGLPAENAAIKDGVHPAVRTQENITSFKEEIRSLGYCYDWAREVNTSKPEYYRWNQWFFIQMLERGLVYRRFSKVNWCTGCHTVIANEQVKDGTCERCDSPVVDKEMPEWAFRITKYSQALLDGLDTLKEWPERVTSMQRNWIGRSEGAEADFAVQGNSEKIRVFTTRIDTVFGCTYVVLAPDHKLVAKVTTPEQQATVSAFVARMAAASKTDRLAEGAEKEGVFTGAYAVNPFTGQPVPIWIANFVLSDYGTGAVMSVPAHDERDFAFARKYGLPVKPVVQPASGDKLPAGDALEAAYTEDGVLSDSGEFSGVASADARRRLSAKLEAEGRGKATVTYRQKDWGFSRQRYWGTPIPIVYCEKCDPERRGIPVPVDQLPVRLPEIDTQAVLTGKGEPPLAKVASWVNTTCPKCSGPARRETETMDTFVDSCWYYARYLSPQFAEAPFDAAEAKRWLPVDVYVGGPEHAVMHLLYFRFWTRVMKELGLSPVDEPVTRLVTQGIVNGSDGRKMSKRWGNVVAPASIVKKYGADTARAYVMFAGPPERDFDWSDAQVEGAFRFLKRVWTLAASHEAVAGTVHAGPFEGKALEIRRAAHKCLKRVGEAIERLSFNTAIAGIMEYLNALQALGTAETPAEKAAMAEAMRLLAVVLTPFTPHIADEVAEVYGAKAFTVQEPWPDFDPALVVDDEIPYAVQVNGKLRAEIKVPVDAAEADVRAMAEADERVKAAMAGKTLRKFVFVPKRLVNFVVG encoded by the coding sequence ATGGCGATGAACGAGCGTTACGAGCCGCAGTCGATCGAAGGTAAGTGGCAGACCCGCTGGGAAGAGGCGGGCGTGTTCCGGGCCGGCACGCGGCCAGGCGCCCCCAAGAAGTACATCCTTGAGATGCTTCCGTACCCCAGCGGCAAGATGCACATGGGGCATGTGCGCAACTACCTGATCGGGGACGTGTACGCGCGCTACTTCCGGATGAAGGGCTATGACGTGCTCCACCCCATGGGGTGGGATGCCTTCGGCCTGCCGGCGGAGAACGCGGCCATCAAGGACGGCGTGCACCCGGCGGTGCGCACCCAGGAGAACATCACCTCCTTCAAGGAGGAGATCCGCTCGCTGGGCTACTGCTACGACTGGGCGCGCGAGGTGAACACCAGCAAGCCCGAGTACTACCGCTGGAACCAGTGGTTCTTCATCCAGATGCTGGAGCGGGGGCTGGTCTACCGGCGCTTCAGCAAGGTGAACTGGTGCACCGGCTGCCACACCGTCATCGCCAACGAGCAGGTGAAGGACGGCACGTGCGAGCGCTGCGACTCGCCGGTGGTGGACAAGGAGATGCCCGAGTGGGCGTTCCGCATCACGAAGTACTCGCAGGCGCTCCTGGACGGCCTGGACACGCTGAAGGAGTGGCCCGAGCGCGTCACCAGCATGCAGCGCAACTGGATCGGCCGCTCGGAGGGCGCCGAGGCCGACTTCGCGGTGCAGGGCAACAGCGAGAAGATCCGCGTCTTCACCACCCGCATCGACACCGTGTTCGGCTGCACCTACGTGGTGCTGGCGCCGGACCACAAGCTGGTGGCGAAGGTGACCACGCCGGAGCAGCAGGCCACGGTGAGCGCCTTCGTGGCGAGGATGGCCGCGGCCAGCAAGACGGACCGGCTGGCCGAGGGCGCCGAGAAGGAGGGCGTCTTCACGGGGGCCTATGCCGTCAACCCGTTCACGGGCCAGCCGGTGCCCATCTGGATCGCCAACTTCGTGCTGTCGGACTACGGCACCGGCGCGGTGATGAGCGTGCCGGCCCACGACGAGCGCGACTTCGCCTTCGCGCGCAAGTACGGCCTGCCCGTGAAGCCGGTGGTGCAGCCGGCGAGCGGCGACAAGCTGCCCGCCGGGGACGCGCTGGAGGCCGCCTACACCGAGGACGGCGTGCTGTCGGACTCCGGGGAGTTCTCGGGCGTGGCCTCGGCGGATGCCCGGCGCCGCCTGTCCGCGAAGCTGGAGGCCGAGGGCCGCGGCAAGGCGACGGTGACGTACCGCCAGAAGGACTGGGGCTTCAGCCGCCAGCGCTACTGGGGCACGCCCATCCCCATCGTCTACTGCGAGAAGTGTGATCCGGAGCGCCGCGGCATCCCCGTGCCGGTGGACCAGCTGCCGGTGCGCCTGCCGGAGATCGACACCCAGGCGGTGCTCACGGGCAAGGGCGAGCCCCCGCTGGCGAAGGTGGCCTCGTGGGTGAACACCACGTGCCCCAAGTGCAGCGGCCCGGCGCGCCGGGAGACGGAGACGATGGACACCTTCGTCGACTCCTGCTGGTACTACGCGCGCTACCTGTCGCCCCAGTTCGCGGAGGCCCCGTTCGACGCGGCGGAGGCGAAGCGCTGGCTGCCGGTGGACGTGTACGTGGGCGGCCCCGAGCACGCCGTGATGCACCTGCTGTACTTCCGCTTCTGGACGCGGGTGATGAAGGAGCTGGGGCTCTCCCCGGTGGATGAGCCCGTCACGCGGCTGGTGACCCAGGGCATCGTCAACGGCTCGGACGGGCGGAAGATGTCCAAGCGCTGGGGCAACGTGGTGGCCCCCGCCTCTATCGTGAAGAAGTACGGCGCGGACACGGCGCGGGCTTACGTGATGTTCGCGGGCCCGCCCGAGCGCGACTTCGACTGGTCGGATGCCCAGGTGGAGGGCGCCTTCCGCTTCCTGAAGCGGGTGTGGACGCTGGCCGCTTCGCACGAGGCCGTGGCGGGCACGGTCCACGCGGGGCCCTTCGAGGGCAAGGCGTTGGAGATCCGCCGCGCGGCGCACAAGTGCCTGAAGCGGGTAGGGGAGGCCATCGAGCGCCTGTCCTTCAACACCGCCATCGCGGGCATCATGGAGTACCTCAACGCGCTGCAGGCCCTGGGCACGGCCGAGACGCCCGCGGAGAAGGCCGCCATGGCCGAGGCGATGCGGCTGCTGGCCGTGGTGCTCACGCCCTTCACCCCGCATATCGCCGACGAGGTGGCCGAGGTGTATGGCGCCAAGGCGTTCACCGTGCAGGAGCCGTGGCCCGACTTCGATCCGGCGCTGGTGGTGGATGACGAGATTCCGTACGCGGTGCAGGTCAACGGCAAGCTGCGCGCGGAGATCAAGGTCCCGGTGGACGCGGCCGAGGCGGACGTGCGGGCGATGGCGGAGGCCGACGAGCGGGTGAAGGCGGCCATGGCGGGCAAGACGCTGCGCAAGTTCGTCTTCGTCCCCAAGCGGCTGGTGAACTTCGTCGTCGGCTGA
- a CDS encoding ABC transporter ATP-binding protein, whose amino-acid sequence MLKVDALEKTYGDVKAVQGLTFRVAPGEVLGLVGPNGAGKTSTLRCLAGILPVSSGRVVVAGHDMAQAPVEAKRTLAFLPDEPRLFEYLTVWEHLNFVARLYGVEDWEPAARALLTEMELEGKERALPGELSRGMKQKLSIACGFLHKPRLILLDEPLTGLDPLGIRRMKISLRERAERGAALVLSSHLLPLVEELCHRILVIAGGRAVALGSLAEIRTQLTGLEGGSASLEELFIRITSASKP is encoded by the coding sequence ATGCTCAAGGTGGACGCGCTGGAGAAGACCTATGGGGACGTGAAGGCCGTGCAGGGGCTCACCTTCCGGGTGGCGCCGGGCGAGGTGCTGGGGCTGGTGGGCCCCAATGGCGCGGGCAAGACGTCCACGCTGCGCTGCCTCGCGGGCATCCTCCCGGTCTCCTCCGGCCGCGTGGTGGTGGCGGGGCATGACATGGCGCAGGCGCCGGTGGAGGCCAAGCGGACCCTGGCCTTCCTGCCGGACGAGCCGCGCCTCTTCGAGTACCTCACCGTGTGGGAGCACCTGAACTTCGTGGCGCGCCTGTACGGGGTGGAGGATTGGGAGCCCGCGGCGCGGGCGCTGCTGACGGAGATGGAGCTGGAGGGCAAGGAGCGGGCGCTGCCCGGCGAGCTGTCCCGGGGCATGAAGCAGAAGCTGTCCATCGCGTGCGGCTTTCTGCACAAGCCCCGGCTCATCCTGCTGGACGAGCCGCTCACGGGGTTGGATCCGCTCGGCATCCGGCGCATGAAGATCTCCCTGCGCGAGCGGGCGGAGCGGGGGGCGGCGCTGGTGCTCTCCTCGCACCTGCTGCCGCTGGTGGAGGAGCTGTGCCACCGCATCCTCGTCATCGCGGGGGGGCGGGCGGTGGCGCTCGGGAGCCTGGCGGAGATCCGCACGCAGCTCACGGGCCTGGAGGGGGGGAGCGCCTCGCTGGAAGAGCTGTTCATCCGCATCACGAGCGCGTCCAAGCCGTGA
- the cheB gene encoding chemotaxis-specific protein-glutamate methyltransferase CheB yields the protein MTARAPIRVLVIDDSAHNRRTLTQLLGSARDVEVVGEAEHGEEGLRKVLELHPDVVTVDLEMPRLGGYTFLRLLRGTAPTPVIVISSYSHQTDVFKALELGAFDFIAKPQKATPEALESLRVELLEKVRASRLALARGSRRDALQRALGTHEQPPFVVAVAASTGGPPAVQRLLEALAVEPTPCVLVCQHMPAQFTRAFAERLDRIGPFHVTEASEGDRLLPGHVYIAPGGRHMVLEERSGRLELSVPQQVPGDRYAPSADRLFASIARQLGDKALVVVLTGMGSDGAEGAKQIHQAGGEVWAESEETAVVFGMPQEVIATGVVRRVLPLGKIGPALVVRARRRRSAQE from the coding sequence ATGACCGCGCGCGCGCCCATCCGGGTGCTCGTCATCGACGACTCGGCGCACAACCGGCGCACGCTGACCCAGTTGCTGGGCTCCGCGCGGGATGTGGAGGTCGTGGGCGAGGCGGAGCACGGCGAAGAGGGGCTTCGCAAGGTCCTGGAACTGCACCCGGACGTGGTGACGGTGGACCTGGAGATGCCCCGGCTGGGGGGCTACACCTTCCTGCGGCTGCTGCGCGGCACGGCGCCCACGCCGGTCATCGTCATCTCCAGCTACAGCCACCAGACGGACGTGTTCAAGGCGCTGGAGCTGGGCGCCTTCGACTTCATCGCCAAGCCGCAGAAGGCCACCCCCGAGGCGCTCGAGAGCCTGCGCGTGGAGCTGCTGGAGAAGGTCCGGGCCTCGCGGCTCGCCCTCGCGCGCGGCTCGCGGCGGGACGCGCTCCAGCGGGCCCTGGGCACCCACGAGCAGCCGCCCTTCGTCGTGGCGGTGGCGGCCTCCACCGGAGGGCCTCCCGCGGTGCAGCGCTTGCTGGAGGCGCTCGCGGTGGAGCCCACGCCCTGCGTGCTCGTGTGCCAGCACATGCCGGCCCAGTTCACCCGGGCGTTCGCCGAGCGGCTGGATCGCATCGGGCCCTTCCACGTCACCGAGGCCAGCGAGGGAGACCGGCTCCTGCCCGGCCATGTCTACATCGCCCCGGGCGGCCGGCACATGGTGCTGGAGGAGCGCTCGGGGCGGCTGGAGCTGAGCGTGCCGCAGCAGGTGCCCGGAGACCGGTATGCGCCCTCGGCGGACCGGCTCTTCGCGAGCATCGCCCGGCAGCTCGGGGACAAGGCGCTGGTGGTGGTGCTCACGGGCATGGGCTCGGACGGCGCGGAAGGGGCGAAGCAGATCCACCAGGCCGGGGGCGAGGTCTGGGCGGAGTCCGAGGAGACGGCGGTGGTCTTCGGCATGCCCCAGGAGGTCATCGCCACCGGGGTGGTGCGGCGGGTGCTGCCGCTGGGCAAGATTGGCCCGGCGCTGGTGGTGCGCGCCCGGCGCCGCCGCTCGGCGCAGGAGTGA
- a CDS encoding glycerol-3-phosphate dehydrogenase/oxidase, with translation MSDMSSSQARAEVWARLSQSWDLIVVGGGITGAGILREATRAGLKALLIEQKDIAWGTSSRSSKLVHGGLRYLAQGHVLLTYHAVRERERLIREGPGLVDRLDFMLASYTGDRPSIWIFGVGLLAYDLLAGCWDHEYHGAKAFGEQVPQLDRHGLAGGFRYHDAQTDDSRLVLRVMREAVDAGGTVLTYAPATELILEGGQAVGVRVKDMAGSGQVAECRARAVINATGVWADRLRQQVKAPPRMRPLRGSHLIFSAERLPVKEAFTLQHPIDHRVMFVFPWEEMTVVGTTDLDHDLPLDEEPSISAQEVAYLMAAVEARFPTMRITLEDIISSYSGVRPVVNSGKADPSKETRDHVVWSEDGLITVTGGKLTTFRLIARDALKVAGQRLPGFKMPKQNLPLLNRMETTGSGWGSLPEGERRRLAGKYGADALKLIQAAQPGELERIPGCNVLWAELRWAARSEWVVHLDDLLLRRVRLGLLVPAGGQAFLPRIRAICQAELGWDDARWQREEGEYLERWRKHYSVPEASLIPDWRVMLAQSQAIWRPRAPELAAGAVSTASSAQASARAGD, from the coding sequence ATGAGCGATATGTCGAGCAGCCAAGCACGCGCCGAGGTGTGGGCCCGTCTCTCCCAATCCTGGGATCTCATCGTGGTGGGAGGGGGCATCACCGGCGCGGGCATCCTCCGGGAAGCGACCCGCGCGGGGCTCAAGGCGCTGCTGATCGAACAGAAAGACATCGCCTGGGGCACCTCCAGCCGCTCCTCCAAGCTGGTGCACGGCGGGCTGCGCTACCTGGCCCAGGGGCACGTGCTGCTGACCTACCACGCCGTGCGCGAGCGGGAGCGGCTCATCCGGGAGGGCCCTGGCCTCGTCGACCGGCTAGACTTCATGCTGGCCAGCTACACGGGCGACCGGCCCAGCATCTGGATCTTCGGCGTGGGGCTGCTGGCGTACGACTTGTTGGCGGGCTGCTGGGACCACGAGTACCACGGGGCCAAGGCGTTCGGAGAGCAGGTGCCGCAGCTGGACCGGCACGGGCTGGCCGGCGGGTTCCGCTACCACGACGCGCAGACGGATGACTCGCGGCTGGTGCTCCGGGTCATGCGCGAGGCGGTGGACGCGGGCGGCACGGTGCTCACCTACGCGCCGGCCACGGAGCTGATCCTGGAGGGCGGGCAGGCGGTGGGCGTGCGGGTGAAGGACATGGCCGGCAGCGGCCAGGTGGCCGAGTGCCGTGCGCGCGCGGTCATCAACGCGACGGGCGTCTGGGCGGACCGGCTCCGCCAGCAGGTGAAGGCGCCTCCGCGGATGCGGCCCCTGCGCGGCAGCCACCTCATCTTCTCCGCGGAGCGGCTGCCGGTGAAGGAGGCCTTCACGCTCCAGCACCCCATCGATCACCGGGTGATGTTCGTCTTCCCGTGGGAGGAGATGACCGTCGTCGGCACCACGGATCTCGATCACGATCTGCCGCTGGACGAGGAGCCGTCCATCTCCGCCCAGGAGGTGGCCTACCTGATGGCGGCCGTGGAGGCGCGCTTCCCCACGATGCGCATCACGCTGGAGGACATCATCTCCAGCTACAGCGGCGTGCGGCCCGTGGTGAACTCGGGCAAGGCGGACCCCTCCAAGGAGACGCGGGACCATGTGGTGTGGTCGGAGGACGGCCTCATCACCGTGACGGGCGGAAAGCTCACGACGTTCCGGCTCATTGCCCGGGATGCGCTCAAGGTGGCCGGCCAGCGCCTGCCGGGCTTCAAGATGCCCAAGCAGAACCTGCCCCTGCTGAACCGGATGGAGACCACGGGCAGCGGGTGGGGCAGCCTGCCGGAAGGGGAGCGCCGAAGGCTCGCGGGCAAGTACGGCGCGGACGCGCTCAAGCTGATCCAGGCCGCGCAGCCGGGCGAGCTGGAGCGCATCCCCGGCTGCAACGTGCTGTGGGCCGAGCTGCGGTGGGCGGCCCGGTCCGAGTGGGTCGTGCACCTGGACGACCTGCTCTTGCGGCGCGTGCGCCTGGGGCTGCTGGTGCCCGCGGGAGGCCAGGCGTTCCTGCCGCGCATTCGCGCCATCTGCCAGGCGGAGCTGGGCTGGGACGATGCGCGGTGGCAGCGGGAGGAGGGGGAGTACCTCGAGCGGTGGCGCAAGCACTACAGCGTCCCGGAGGCCTCCCTCATCCCGGACTGGCGCGTCATGCTCGCCCAGTCCCAGGCGATCTGGCGGCCCCGGGCCCCGGAGCTCGCCGCCGGGGCCGTCAGCACCGCCAGCTCCGCGCAGGCGTCCGCCCGCGCGGGGGACTGA
- the lptE gene encoding LPS assembly lipoprotein LptE: MARVRVVAWGLLVTGLGCGYRFVPRDSTLPQGLRSVCAPVFHNQTPEPSLETLFTEAFRQELVRAGTLGETGACGGTVEGTVTGVSSYPTIVTEPTVENGVTRPAQLASYRASAEVRLRLVKDGQPIAETAVAGTEDYLPGSGDVLEAEANRLAALRRLSETLMREGYQRLAQNW; this comes from the coding sequence ATGGCTCGGGTTCGCGTGGTGGCGTGGGGTCTGCTGGTGACAGGGCTGGGGTGTGGCTACCGCTTCGTGCCCCGGGACTCGACGCTGCCGCAGGGGCTGCGCTCCGTCTGCGCCCCCGTGTTCCACAACCAGACGCCCGAGCCCAGCCTGGAGACGCTCTTCACCGAGGCCTTCCGCCAGGAACTGGTGCGCGCGGGGACGCTGGGCGAGACGGGCGCCTGTGGCGGAACGGTGGAAGGGACGGTGACGGGCGTGAGCAGCTACCCCACCATCGTGACCGAGCCCACGGTGGAGAACGGGGTGACGCGCCCGGCCCAGCTCGCCAGCTACCGCGCCTCTGCGGAGGTGCGCCTGCGGCTCGTGAAGGACGGGCAGCCCATCGCGGAAACGGCCGTGGCCGGGACAGAGGACTATCTGCCCGGCAGCGGGGATGTGCTGGAAGCGGAAGCCAACCGGTTGGCCGCGCTCCGCCGTCTCTCGGAGACGTTGATGCGGGAGGGCTATCAGCGGTTGGCGCAGAACTGGTAG